From a single Oceanobacillus kimchii X50 genomic region:
- a CDS encoding alpha/beta fold hydrolase yields MRYIFIHGLGQNSSSWEKTISYLGETNKILRPNLFELLQDKEPTYNNLYLAFTEYVDKISEPVVIIGLSLGAVLALNFTIDHPHRVRSLVLIAPQYKMPKLLLTVQYNIFKFIPDSSFRKLGSNKDVFILLTKSMVELDFSEDVKRILCHTLVLCGNQDKANKRASERLARRIPKAKFREIEGAGHELNKDTPEKLASVLVEFLW; encoded by the coding sequence ATGCGGTATATCTTTATTCATGGTTTAGGGCAAAATTCATCGAGTTGGGAGAAAACTATTTCCTATTTAGGTGAAACTAATAAAATTCTACGCCCTAATTTATTTGAACTTCTTCAAGATAAAGAACCTACGTATAATAATCTATATCTGGCTTTCACTGAATATGTAGACAAGATATCTGAACCAGTGGTTATTATCGGCTTGTCCTTAGGAGCGGTTCTTGCGTTGAACTTTACTATTGATCATCCTCACAGAGTTCGTTCTTTGGTATTAATAGCACCACAATATAAGATGCCCAAACTTTTACTAACAGTTCAATATAATATTTTTAAATTTATACCTGATTCGTCGTTTCGAAAACTTGGTTCTAATAAAGATGTTTTTATATTGTTAACTAAGTCAATGGTAGAGTTAGATTTCAGTGAAGATGTAAAAAGAATTCTATGCCATACTTTGGTTCTGTGTGGGAATCAGGACAAAGCGAATAAAAGAGCATCAGAGAGATTGGCAAGGCGTATACCCAAAGCGAAATTTCGTGAAATTGAAGGTGCTGGACATGAACTAAATAAGGATACTCCAGAAAAATTAGCTTCTGTTCTCGTAGAATTTCTGTGGTAG